One Bacteroidales bacterium genomic window, GGTTGCTGACCAGACCGGTTATAGCATGAATGAAGTGAAGAGTTATCTTCAGAATGGCAAAAGAAACCTGAAAATTTTCCTTGAAAAAGCCCGTGAATAATGAAGAAAAACGATCCTACAGATAAAAGCCTCTTTACTTCATCGGGTTGCCTTACCGCTGAATCTCTTGAAGGATTTGCGCTTGACAGGCTTACTGGCCCGGACCGTTTATTGGTTCAGGACCATATTGACCATTGTGAATTTTGCAAAGATTCCGTGGAGGGACTATCCTTGTGGTTGTCGCAGCAGGAAAAGAAAGAAGGATCATTGGTTTCCCCAGCTGCTCGTCCAACGTCAACCTATGAGGCAGGAAATTATACTGAACGCATCAATAAGATCAATGAGCGCTTGCATGGAAGGGTGCTCGTCCATAAGGAAACTGCCTCTGTTCGAAAAATGAGGAAAATGCCTGGTCCTTACCGCTGGATCGCTTTAGCAGCCAGTATTATCCTTTTCCTTGGAATCTATTATGTGATACAAATGCGGCCTCTCAGGAAGGATCATCTGGCTTTAACATCAAAAGAATCCCAAATCATTGCTGATTCTCTGAAACAAACAGCTGAAACCATTGCTACAACAAATCAAACAGCTGTTCAACCCGAAAAGTTACCCCAACTCAACAGGGCTCATTCCAATACAATTTCAACTGAAAATGACGATTCAGAAAGCCTTGTTGTCAGTGAAAATATAGAACTCAATGACTATGACATTGTCACAGAAAACAAACAACCAGATGAAATCAGGACGCCTGTTATAGCCAGGGAAAAAGAAACAACACCTGAACAAGTGAAGGAAGAAATTGCTGCCAATGAATCAATAAGGACTGAAAAAAAAGTGGTGGATTTGAGGGAAATGTCTGCACCATCAGTTTCCAAAACAAAGACGGCTGCAATCAGCCAGGATGAAGAAACTGTTTTAATGGTTGTTGAAGAGATGCCTGAGTTTAAAGGAGGCATTGCCGCAATGCATAAATTCATCCTTGAGACCATTCAGTATCCGGAAAATGCTAAAGAGTCTGGTATTCAAGGAATGGTTTATATTTCTTTTATTGTTGAGACCAATGGTATGATCACTAATTCAAAGGTTCTCAGGGGAATAGGCGGAGGGTGCGATGAAGAAGCACAACGGGTTATTTCCATGATGCCCCCCTGGATACCGGGGAAACAACGGGGTAAACCTGTAAGGGTTCAGTTCAATCTTCCTCTCGAATTTAAGCTAAGTAAGTAATGGTATCACTATATTTCTGATGATCTGACAACTGCCTGTCAGCTCCTCCCCCCCTAAAAACTCATTCTAATTAAAATTGCTTCTGATAAATAAGAGGATTCTTAATCCAGAGATTTTTTGTACTTTTGTAAGACACAAAAACAGAAAACATATGATAATGCTCATGAATTGGTGGTGGTCCGGTTATAAATCTCCAGGTAGGGACAGCTGATTCTATGCATGTGCAAACATATTTTGCCAGGCCGCTCCCTAATGGGGCGGCCTTTTTTTTTAACCTAAAACTCAATAACTATGTACAGAGAACAATCTATCCAGACAAGAGAAGGCTACTTTGGACAATTTGGCGGCAGTTTTATTCCCCCTGTCCTTGAAGCACCACTCGCACGATTATCAGAAGCCTTTTATGCTGCTGTCAAGAACCCCGATTTTATGCTGGAGTTCCACTATTATCTCAAGCATTATGTAGGTCGACCATCACCACTATATCATGCAAGCCGGTTATCAGAATACACCGGGAGTAAGATATATCTCAAACGGGAAGACCTGAACCATACAGGTGCCCATAAGATCAATAATTGCCTGGGACAAATCCTTTTAGCCAAACATATGAATGCCCGGGAAATTATTGCGGAAACCGGGGCTGGCCAGCACGGAGTGGCCACAGCTACTGCGGCGGCTCTCTTTGGAATACCCTGTAAAATTTTCATGGGATCAAGGGATGCTTCCCGTCAGAAACTCAATGTTCAGCGAATGAAATTATTGGGTGCGCAAGTCATCACTACAGATCTTGGAACGGCCTCATTAAAAGATGCTGTGGATGTTGCCCTTGGTTATTACATCGAACACCCTGATTCATTTTACCTGCTCGGCTCTGCTGTTGGCCCACACCCCTACCCTTCGATGGTCCGGCATTTCCAGAGTATTATTGGAATAGAAGCAAGGCAGCAAATCCTTGAGCAGGAAAACAAGTTGCCGGATTCTATCTTTGCATGCGTGGGTGGCGGCTCCAATGCGATTGGCCTTTTTTCAGGATTCCTGGAAGATATTGCCGTTGAGATACATGCTGCTGAAGGTGGTGGGGAAGGTCCGGGTAGTGGCAAAACGGCCTCCACATTAGTATTGGGGAAACCTATGGTGTTCCAGGGAACCTATTCCTATTGTATCACGGATGAAAAGGGTGAACCTACAACAGCGTATTCAATTGCTTCAGGACTGGACTATCCGGGAGTGGGCCCGGAACATTCACACCTAAAGGAAACAGGTCGTGTTACTTACCACTGCATCACCGACACTGAAGCTATTGATGCATTCTACCTCCTTTCAAAACTCGAGGGAATTATCCCGGCTATTGAATCAGCACATGCCATTGCTTTGGCAGTAAAACACCTGAAAGGCAAAAACCAGGTCTCTGTAATCAATTTGTCGGGTAGGGGAGATAAAGACGTGGAAAGAGAAATGGAAAATGAATGAAGAGATGCCGGATCTGGCTTTCTTATAATTTTGAATCACCAATGACGGCAGAACTTTATGACAGTTCTGCCGTTCTATTTATACTCATGCTTGGCAGTTTTGCTTTCGCAAACCTGCTTAGAATGAGTTATGCCGAGAGAAGGAATTGCTCCACCGGTTGGCGGATCGCA contains:
- the trpB gene encoding tryptophan synthase subunit beta, whose protein sequence is MYREQSIQTREGYFGQFGGSFIPPVLEAPLARLSEAFYAAVKNPDFMLEFHYYLKHYVGRPSPLYHASRLSEYTGSKIYLKREDLNHTGAHKINNCLGQILLAKHMNAREIIAETGAGQHGVATATAAALFGIPCKIFMGSRDASRQKLNVQRMKLLGAQVITTDLGTASLKDAVDVALGYYIEHPDSFYLLGSAVGPHPYPSMVRHFQSIIGIEARQQILEQENKLPDSIFACVGGGSNAIGLFSGFLEDIAVEIHAAEGGGEGPGSGKTASTLVLGKPMVFQGTYSYCITDEKGEPTTAYSIASGLDYPGVGPEHSHLKETGRVTYHCITDTEAIDAFYLLSKLEGIIPAIESAHAIALAVKHLKGKNQVSVINLSGRGDKDVEREMENE
- a CDS encoding TonB family protein, which encodes MKKNDPTDKSLFTSSGCLTAESLEGFALDRLTGPDRLLVQDHIDHCEFCKDSVEGLSLWLSQQEKKEGSLVSPAARPTSTYEAGNYTERINKINERLHGRVLVHKETASVRKMRKMPGPYRWIALAASIILFLGIYYVIQMRPLRKDHLALTSKESQIIADSLKQTAETIATTNQTAVQPEKLPQLNRAHSNTISTENDDSESLVVSENIELNDYDIVTENKQPDEIRTPVIAREKETTPEQVKEEIAANESIRTEKKVVDLREMSAPSVSKTKTAAISQDEETVLMVVEEMPEFKGGIAAMHKFILETIQYPENAKESGIQGMVYISFIVETNGMITNSKVLRGIGGGCDEEAQRVISMMPPWIPGKQRGKPVRVQFNLPLEFKLSK